In Heliangelus exortis chromosome 27, bHelExo1.hap1, whole genome shotgun sequence, the genomic window TGGGGATTAATCCTGCTTAAAGTCTTCTTGGGCTTAGAGCATGGTGAGGGGCAGCTCTTGGCCAAGTCAGGTGTCACCCCTGGGACCAAGCTGTCCCTTCCCTGGTCACCTGCAGTTGGTTTCTAGAGAATAATTCCCCCCTCTGGGGTCTTTTGTGTTCCAGTTGTCACTCCATGCTGCGTAACCAGGTTTTATTTCAAGTCCAGCTGTGGTTTGTTCTCAGATCCATTTACAGACTGAAGCTGGATGAGATGTGCTGAATTTTCCACCTGAGCAACTTGAGACCTGGAGGGGAGGAACTTGCTGTAACCTGATGCTGGAAACCAGGGTAGTGAGGATGAGGGTTTCAGTGCAGGACATGGGCTGAGCTGGATGCTCTGAGATAAGTGGTGGCTGCCCCAGCTCTCTGGTGGGGGatgctcctctccttccctcctgtcacctcctggggGTGGCTCCCCTGTGGTGGTGACTCCTGGAGTTTGACATAATTTTAACATTAAGGCTTCAAACTCCTGGAGTTTGACATAATTTTAACATTAAGGCTTCAAACTCTTGGATTTTGACGTAATTTTAACATTAAGGCTTCAAACTTCAGAGCTGAGGCCTCGTGTGGGATGAGGTGGGGAGGATCCTCCCACCCACTGCCTCCTAAGTCCCTGAGCTGGGGAGGAATAAATCACACTACATGCCTGGAGCAGGGTGGTTCATCTCTTAGATCCCTTCAGGAGGTGAGAGCAAGGTTCAAAATacacagagcagggaggggaaaacagctttgttgtttgggttttgcttttgctttgttttgtcttggtttgagttttttgttggtttttttttttttttattttggccCAACTGGATTGAAACCAGTGATTTTGAAATGGGAATAAATTGGGTTAGCTGCCAGCCCGAGCTCAGAGCCTGGCTGAGGGTGGAGAAGAGAAATGTTTGGCTGAACTTGTTCCTAAGGTGCTTTTTCAGGTCGAGCTTGTTtccctgccaccagcagagcagagtggcTCCTGGGGAGTCACCTTTGGTGCCGCTGGCTGTGCCACCATCCCACAGGTTTGGAGGCTTTGGGGTCTTTTCTGCATTGTCCCTTTGGATTTGGGTCTCTGTTTGGCCACGGGGACAGCAGCACTCAAGCTCCGAGCAGCCTTTTTTTGAGGTCTTGTACCTAAAACTTGAGTGTTTCTCTGTAAAACCTGAGGTGTTGGCCTCCCAGGAGCTGTCTTGGCTGCCCCATGTCCCTGGCAGAGCCACAGGCAATGAGAGGGGGACAGGGGTCCCTCTTCAGCTGTGTCCTTTGGGGGGCATGAGGGGGGGAGATTTTAGGGCAATCTCTGGAGTGGGGGAGCAAAGCCACCCCTGAAACGTCACCTCTGGAGCAGGTGGGGAGGAACCCGCTCCAAACACgtccagagctgctgaggttATGCCAGAGGGTTTTGACACTGAGCAAGAAAGAATTAAGATGTCCTTAAATCCCTCTCCAAGTTGGTTATTCCTGTTCTCCAGATCCAGGCCTCGTGCTGCAAACAGCTTTTGTTGCTCCCCCCAGCCCGACGTGCCAGGATCAGCTCGGAAACCGCCGGCGCTGTGGGTTTAACCAAAGCTCTGCCAGCTCGAGCTGTGCTttgccaggagagctgggatgcagcagccccaggttcctcacatttttttttttattttttttttccttggttgaGCCTCACGGGGCCTGGGCCCTGCTGGGGTTTGTCCGTGGTGAGGCAGAAGCCATGGATGGAGCCACGGTTGTGGCTTACGGGGAGGGGAATGAGCGAATCCCTGTAATCAACCTGCAAAACCCAGACCtggttgctgctttttttgggaAGTGAAACTTAAAACCAGTTACGCACTGGGCTCCAGGGTGCAAAgcttcattttgtcttttttttgggttttggttttgggttttggttttttttttttttttttgtgtgtgtgaaaataAGGGATTTCTGTGGCGCTGCAGAGGGAACGGCTCCAGGGACACGCGGTCGATGGCTCGTGCTCATCAGCTTGGGTCTTGGAAATAGTTTAATTGTTGGGATTTTTAATCTTGAGGAAAGTCTCCATGGGGTTAATTTCATCTGCTGAACAGAGCGAGGGGCAGCAAAGTCGTGGTTGGGTGGGGAggctggggtgtggggggaaaaaaaaaaaaaattaacaatcaAATGAAAAGTGATGGGTTTTTGAACCTGGAGCTAAACTattgctttttctcccccttctccctccttcctctctctccttttaaacaaacaccaccacccccaaaacccctgccaacaaaaccccaaccccttTCCTCCATTTCCCAGGAGCTCTCCTCCAGCTCGGAAAGTCTCGATAAGTCACCCTGTCCCGTAAGTGCCCCGTTCCGTCCCGCGCCCCGCACAGCAGCATTTCCTCTGCcaccaaaacaccaaacctcCCCCAGCCGTGCACCACAAGCAGCTCTGGTGGTCCCCAGCTGTTACCACCACCCCCTCACCACGGTGTCTGCACCGCTTGAGCCCCCAGCGAGGGCAGAGcccacccacaccccccaccccaacaCCGGCACCGCGCCGGCCGCCCCGCAGCTGAACGTCCCCTGCTTGTTCAGCAAATTCTGGTTTGGCTAAAATGCCCTGAGTGCTAATTTCCCACCTACAgcctcccccaaaaaacccaaacgaccccaaacaaaccaaaggcagcaaaggagagagaaatccTCGTGCCCCCCCACCGTGGGGGGGACGTGGCTGATGCTGCCGGTTCTGGTGGGAGCGGTCGCTGCCTTTGTGTGGCAGTGTTTGCAGATGAAAGAGGAAATGCTGTTTCCTTGACTTGTACTTCAAAATTCTCTGCCAGATGagatttcatttgctttttttttttttttttattattattttttctttccacgAATCATTGTTggttccccctccccccccctcacctttCTGTGTGTTCAACTTTGGTCTCAATCAAACCCCAGCGTTTCCCTTCAGAGAGcgtttttctttccaaatgagCCTTTGtcattgcttttttgtttggtttttaaatcaacagcctcctcctcagctgtgcCATTCTCCTGCCCGAGGGTCTGTGTTCTCCCTCTGGGATTCCCGGCGGGTTTCCACATGTTGGATATGTAGTCCATGATCAAAACCACTTCCACTTGCTCAGCCCATCCTCCAGGATGGGTTTTCTAGGGTGAACTCGCAGCTTTTGAGACTTCCCACAGAGTTATCTGGCACATTCCCAgcttttccccctctgtgccTTCAGAGGGAGGATTTTCCCACCTCCAGGagcctctgtgctgctgtcacaCCCAGGGCACGAGGGTTTTGACCCCGCAGCACCCCTGATGCAGGCTCctcctcttatttttttgtaaatcttCAACTCTGCTGCTTTTGAGCACTGTAGGATGCTGGTGGGTGCTGGCGAGTGGGAGGGCTCCAAGTCCCACTTTGCCACCCAACGTTTTAGGGGGAAGTTCCTTTGGTTTTgtgtccctcctgctcctcctggccaaGCCAAGGTCTCACCCTCCGGTACCGTTTCAGGCTCGGTGCTGGCAGCACTTGCCAGGTCCCCAGGTGCCACATCCCCCTGTGCCACCCATCTCTCTGTCACCCCAGTGAgaccttttcctcccagctccaggcagcagccGAGGTTCTTTGTGAGGGTTTGTGCCAGGTTTTTAAACCCACGGTGGTGCCAGGGATCCCAATTTTGCTGCGTAAAGCTCAGAAATGACAAATTGTGGTGGTCTGAGGAGAGGTGGGACAGCAGGATGAAGGCAGGTGAGGAGATCCCACTTTGGGGTTTGTGGAGAGGACCCAAATTAATCAATCCCCTTGGGTTTTGAGGTGCTTAAACCTTACCCAGGCAAAAACCCCCCTTGCACTGTGGCTGCACAGAGATGGACCCATCCCCGTTGGGACACTCCAAAGCTCTGCCAACCCCTCACCAGACCTGGACCTGGAGCTGATCTGTGTCACCCTCCCTGGGAAGCAGTTTGACCCCACCCCCTGTGGGGAGAAGGATGCTCCTGGAGTGTTTCAGCAAAGCAGAACCCCAAAGCCCTGCCCAGTTCAGgaccttttttttggttggtttgtttggttttgtttttttgttttttttttttccaaagtgccGCCTGTGAAATGTTTTGCTGTGACAGAAAGTAAATGGGAGAAGGTAAATATTTGTGTTGgctcagggcagcaggaggatcCTTGGGGTGGGAAAAACAactcccttcctctctttccttggCTTCAGGACCGTTTTGATGAGCAgggggctcctgcagcccagctctggtgggatgggctctctgcagcccctcggGCAGGCTGGGGACAGTGTTTCCTGGCCAGggacagccccagctcagctgcctctCCACAACAGGATGCAAAACTTCCCGTCCTGAGTCCCTTGATAACaccaaggagcagagcagagctcagtggGATGCCTTTGGAGCAGGATGGGACGGGGAGGACAATTCCCAGCTGCCTTTTTTCTGGCTGGAGGAGCCAAGACCTGGAGGTTTCCAACTGGAGTGTGGATGTTGGAGGTGCAGAACACTTCGTGGAGGTGGTGGGACACTGCTGGGTGGACACAGCTTCACTCTGCTCCCTGTGGAACAGGGAGAAGGCTCTTCTGGAGATGCTTTGggctgcctggagaagagggggTGTGAAGGAGACGTGTGCTTGGGAGGCACAAGTTGATACCTGTCTGAACCAGGACTTTGGTGACAGCCCCTCCACACCTGGGCTCAATCCCTGATTCCCACCAGAAGGTCCTGAGAGGAGCAAGGACCTCGCAGCCATTGGGCTTTGGTGGGTGTTGGAAGGAGCAGAGCATCCTTGGAATGTTGTTCAGCTTTTGGCAGAAATGGGGTTAAATGCAATGGAAGGAAATGGTCCTGGAGGTCAGGGCAGGGTTGGGGGGCAGGAGCTGAGGTGGGGCAGGGCCTGGCCAGGACCCAGGGCACTTCCCAACCCCTcaggttgtgctgctgggttttatttACCCTCTACCTGGGCACACGAGtggctcctcctgccccaagGCATCAGGGGTGGGAGAACAGGAAggatttttaatgtaattttttcttattttttttttttaagcatttttgaCGTGGACTACAGATACAAAATGATTTCTCACCTGCCCTTTCCCAAAAGGGAGCCACCAGACtgatccttcccctcttttttccctttaattttgcTGTGCAGCCATTCCTGGCTCTCtgatgttttattgttttttcttttcttccttttctcatgCTCCGTGGCTTTCTTTGCATGTGCCTTTCCAGCATGATTGTCCAGTGAACACTTTGCAAGTTTAATTCTGCATCTtcaatggcaaaaggaaaaaaaaaaaaaaaaaaaaatcagccacaATTGtttaaaagcttgaaaaaaaagtcGGGTGGAGAACTCGGCTTcgggtgctggggtgggggagcTCCTGGGTCCGGATCGCAGTTGGATCTTTGCAAAATGGTTGGATAGAGCCAGGAATGGTTGGGTTGAGCCACGAGTGGTCaggagacaacagaaaaaaaaaaaaccaaaacgaCTCTGAGCCGGGAAGAGGTCGGTTTGGTGCTCCCTCTGCTGGCTCCAGGGCTTCTGCTGGAGCCGTCGGCTCCGGAATTccgggcaggaggaggaagaggaggatttCTGGAccacaggaggggaaaaaagtgcttTGAACCTGCTCTGCTTCTGGATGATGACTCTCTGGTCATGGGAGCATCATCCAGGAGCAGGGAAttgggtgggatgggaagagCTGCCTCTACCTGGAGTTGATCCCTGTGCTTGTAGACTCCAGAGAGCCCCCGCCGCCTTTGCGCCTCCACTCCCCTAaccctttttctgttcttttttttttttttttttttggtgtgttttttattccccctccccccagcctgtCAGGCTCGCCCCCGAGAGAGAATTCATCAAGTCCCTGATCGCCATCGGGAAGCGTTTGGCCACTTTGCCCACCAAAGAGCAGAAGACCCAACGGTTGATCTCGGAGCTGTCGCTGCTCAACCACAAACTCCCGGCCCGCGCTTGGCTGCCGACTGCTGGCTTCGACCACCACGTGGTGCGGGTGCCCCACACCCAGGCAGTGGTCCTCAACTCCAAGGACAAGGTGTGAGCAGGCAGACAATGGTTTGGCCTTCACAAAGAGTcgtgggtttttgggttttttttttttgtcctcgACACCCCCCCCCTGTGCTCAGCCACACCTCGAgtcttgtgtccagttctgggcccctcagctcaggaaggagattgaggtgctggagcaggtccagagaagagcaaggaggctgtgaagggatccagcacaagtgctgtgaggaagggctgagggagctgggggtgttgaggctggagaagaggaggctcaggggagacctcatcactctctccaactccctggaTCCTGGTTGGAGTCAGGTGTAGCcccaacaggatgaggttcaacattccaagtcCTGCACTTTGGGCACaacaaccccctggggagctccatggggcacagagtggcagaaagggacctgggattgccaggaagctgaacaggagccagcagtgtgcccaggtggccaagaaggccaatggcatcctgggctggctcaggaacagcgtggccagcaggtccagggaagggattctgcccctgtgctcagccctggggaggccacagcttgagtcctgtgtccagttctgggcccctcagctcaggaaggagattgaggtgctggagcaggtccagagaagagcaaggaggctgggaagggatccagcagaattcctgggaggaagggctgagggagctgggggtgttgaggctggagaagaggaggctcaggggagacctcatcactctctccaactccctggaTCCTGGTTGGAGTCAGGTGTAGccccaacgggatgaggttcaacattccaagtcctgcactttggccacaagaaccccctggggagctccatggggcacagagtggcagaaagggacctgggattgccaggaagctgaacaggagccagtAGTGTGGCCAAGAATCCCAGTGGCatcctggatgaggaagagtgtggccagcaggtccagggaagggattctgcccctgtggaggccacagcttgagtcctgtgtccagttctggcccccaaaattcaggaaggagattgaggcccaaaggaggcaactgggctggtgaagggatccagcacaaatcctctgaggagaggctgagggagctgggggtgttgaggctggagaagaggaggctcaggggagacctcatcactctctccaactccctgaaaggaggttggagccaggggggggttgggctcttttcccaggcaactctcagcaagacaagagggcacaagaggtctcaagttgtgccaggggaggtttaggttggacattagaaagaatttctttctggagagggtgctcagccattggaatgggctgcccagggaaggggtggattctccatccctggagatatttccaaagagcctggatgtggcactcagtgccatgggctgggaaccacggggggagtggagcaagggttggacttggtgatctctgaggtcccttccaacccagcccattctgtgattctatgacataGAAACAGTTTCTATGTGGCTGCTCCCCTGTCCCCCCCGGGTCTGTGTTatcacttccagggatgaggatgGAGAGAAACACCCCTGAGGGTACCCCTGCCCTAAACCTGTGCTGTAGGGGTCTCAGGGgatccagccctgctcctggagctgtTCCACAGCTGCTAAAAAGCACCGCGTTGCCCCGACAAAAACATCCACCAGAAATAAAACcgccccagcacccacctggcaAAGAGCAGAGAGCATCGTGCTgcctcccacccccacccctctcactcttggttttgttccccccccctccaggctCCATATTTAATCTACGTTGAAGTACTTGAATGTGACAATTTTGACACAGCGAATGTCCCCGCTCGGATCCCCGAGAACCGCATCCGGAGCACGCGCTCGGCCGAGAACCTCCCCGAGTGTGGGATCACCCACGAGCAGAGGACCAGCAGCTTCACCACTGTCCCCAACTACGACAACGACGACGAGGCCTGGTCTGTGGATGACATCGTGGAGCTGCAGGTGGAGGTCAGGCCGGGGCTCCCCGGGGTGGTTTGGCCCTTGCCAGCGCGGCGCCGTCCCGATCTGGCAACggggtgggatgggaagggatggaagctGAGTGGGAATGGTGTCTGTGGAGCCACTGCATCCCACTTCtcaccccttttccctcccagctGCCAGAGATTCACACCAACAGCTGTGACAACATCTCCCAGTTCTCTGTGGACAGCATCACCAGCCAGGAGAGCCGGGAGCCGGTGTTCATCGCTGCTGGAGACATCAGGTGGGGCTGAGCTATGAAtccagatgtaaaaaaaaaaaaaaaagacgggGCAGAATTTCTCTGCTGGATtcccagaaaaaaccccacatctgcATGGATTCAGGAGGGGCTGGGCAAGCTCTGGGCAGTGAAGGTTTAGGAGAGCCCTCGCTAGAGATGCTTCAGGCTGGTGCAGCCTCCCCTGGGTTTGGGATTTGGGGTTTgttcttttcccaggcaactctcagcaagacaagagggcacaagaggtctcaagttgtgccaggggaggtttaggttggacattagaaagagtttctttatggagagggtgatcagacattggaatgggctgcccagggaagtagtggattctccatccctggagatatttaagaagagcctggatgtgggGGTCTCAGGAGCTTTGTTAAGTGTTTTGGGTGGAAGAGGctctggggacaggaggtgacacCACTGCCTCCCTCCACAATGAGTTTTGTTCCTTCTCCACTCCCCACTCTGTCTGGCAGGCGGCGGCTCTCGGAGCAGCTGGCGCACACCCCCACCTCCTTCAGGAGGGACCCCGAGGACCCATCTGCTGTTGCCCTGAAGGAACCCTGGCAGGAGAAAGTCAGGTAGGGCTGAGGGGACCTGGTGGCTTCAGCTTCAGGCCCTGCTTGTCCCCAGACATGGGGAGGtggagggcagggagcagcGGATGTCGGTCGGGTTCTGGCGGTCGTTCTGCTGCGGCCCCAGCTGAGCGTTTCCAAAGGCTCTGGGTGCCCCTGAACCCCCCCGGGGCTGACTCTCTGCCCACCCTCCTTCTCCTCACGCTCCCATCCGTGTCCCTTTCCCCACAGGAGGATCCGGGAAGGGTCCCCCTACGGCCACCTCCCCTCCTGGCGCCTCCTCTCCGTCATCGTCAAGTGTGGGGATGACCTCCGGCAGGAGCTGCTCGCCTTCCAGGTCCTCAAGCAGCTGCAGgtcagaggggctggggggctgctccGGGGGGGgcctggagctgcctggggtCACCCCCCCATCCTGAGggattttcctgctcttctctccCGCAGTCCATCTGGGAACAGGAGCGTGTCCCACTCTGGATCAAGCCATACAAAATCCTCGTCATCTCCGCCGACAGCGGGATGATTGAGCCGGTGGTGAACGCCGTCTCCATCCACCAGATCAAGAAGCAatccctgctctccctcctgGATTATTTCCTGCAGGAACACGGCAACTACAACACGGAATCCTTCCTCACAGCCCAGAGGAATTTcgtgcagagctgtgctggttaCTGCCTGGTCTGTTACCTGCTGCAGGTCAAGGACAGGTGGGTCCCCACGCCACAGCTGCCTCTTCTACCAGAACTTGTCATTTTGTCCCCAAAATAACAGCAGGAGGCCGTGCTCAGGGCCACACAGTtgaggattttttcccctctcccacacAGGCACAACGGGAACATCCTGCTGGATGCAGATGGACACATAATCCACATTGATTTTGGGTTcatcctctccagctcccccagGAACCTCGGCTTTGAGACCTCGGCCTTCAAACTCACCACGGAGTTCGTGGATGTGAGTGAGcaggggacacgaggggggaTCCCACAGCACCAGGGTGGGCACCAGGGTGGTTCTTGGCCACgctgcagcctcagcaaggCTGCTCTTGAGTGCCCAGGGATGGGCTGGAAGCTGGAGGAGCTATTGGCTGTGGAGTGTGTATCACTCCGAGGAGGGAAATTCCGTAAAAAACCCCATCGTGCCCCTCCTGCTGACCATCCCTCTCTTCAGGGCACACCACTGTCCTCCTGTTG contains:
- the PI4KB gene encoding phosphatidylinositol 4-kinase beta isoform X1, with protein sequence MGDSVEDPTRGPGLDQGPQGNGGTPLSVITEGVGELAVIDPEVAKKACEEVLEKVKLMHGVSSDSSRKAAEGSEAERAPRAAGDLANGDVGEGCEIRCLDDPPGSRIQEEDESVANTVKTARRRQKNNSSKQSWLLRLFESKLFDISMAISYLYNSKEPGVQAYIGNRLFCFRNEDVDFYLPQLLNMYIHMDEDVGDAIKPYIVHRCRQSINFSLQCALLLGAYSSDMHISTQRHSRGTKLRKLILSDELKPAHKRRELPSLSPAPDLGLSPSKRTHQRSKSDATVTISLSSNLKRTASNPKVESEEEELSSSSESLDKSPCPPVRLAPEREFIKSLIAIGKRLATLPTKEQKTQRLISELSLLNHKLPARAWLPTAGFDHHVVRVPHTQAVVLNSKDKAPYLIYVEVLECDNFDTANVPARIPENRIRSTRSAENLPECGITHEQRTSSFTTVPNYDNDDEAWSVDDIVELQVELPEIHTNSCDNISQFSVDSITSQESREPVFIAAGDIRRRLSEQLAHTPTSFRRDPEDPSAVALKEPWQEKVRRIREGSPYGHLPSWRLLSVIVKCGDDLRQELLAFQVLKQLQSIWEQERVPLWIKPYKILVISADSGMIEPVVNAVSIHQIKKQSLLSLLDYFLQEHGNYNTESFLTAQRNFVQSCAGYCLVCYLLQVKDRHNGNILLDADGHIIHIDFGFILSSSPRNLGFETSAFKLTTEFVDVMGGLDGDMFNYYKMLMLQGLIAARKHMDKVVQIVEIMQQGSQLPCFHGSSTIRNLKERFHMNMTEEQLQLLIEQMVDGSMRSITTKLYDGFQYLTNGIM